Proteins from a genomic interval of Nostoc sp. GT001:
- a CDS encoding M23 family metallopeptidase has protein sequence MRIIFETDGDKEVSNSTVTSLNETVDTSSSANWRYAIATSVLIAAMVIPQVSGWIESQLLVKSLQGLILPKTIRSNQVLNNRRIVFPTAAGTPITSEFGWRIHPITGDRKFHAGIDFGAAKGTPIYAIDAGRVVFAGDKGGYGKAAVIQHQGSLSTLYGHASQLYVQQGQQVVRGQMIAAVGSTGFSTGPHLHFEIRSYGVAQNPRPYLHEYLANR, from the coding sequence ATGCGAATAATCTTTGAAACTGACGGTGACAAGGAGGTTAGTAATTCGACTGTAACTAGTTTGAATGAGACGGTCGATACTAGTTCGAGTGCAAATTGGAGATATGCGATCGCAACCTCAGTTTTAATTGCAGCTATGGTCATTCCCCAGGTTTCTGGATGGATTGAATCTCAACTGTTAGTTAAATCTCTCCAAGGTCTAATACTACCAAAAACTATTCGTAGTAATCAGGTTTTAAATAATCGTCGAATTGTCTTTCCAACTGCTGCTGGTACTCCTATTACCTCAGAGTTTGGTTGGCGGATACACCCAATTACAGGCGATCGCAAGTTTCACGCGGGGATTGATTTTGGTGCAGCCAAGGGTACGCCAATTTATGCGATTGATGCTGGTCGAGTGGTTTTTGCAGGCGACAAGGGTGGTTATGGCAAAGCGGCTGTTATTCAGCATCAGGGAAGTTTATCTACTCTGTACGGTCATGCCAGTCAGCTGTATGTACAGCAGGGACAACAAGTTGTGCGTGGACAGATGATTGCGGCAGTAGGTAGTACGGGCTTTTCGACGGGGCCGCATTTGCATTTTGAAATTCGCTCTTATGGTGTAGCGCAGAACCCCC
- a CDS encoding phage terminase large subunit family protein — MFTPTPVRNKQPSRRKKKVNVTLWTVCSTVSALSVIGAVALMVGWKQQVPGNQISEVQQVKAQVSQIREVYLEKLSRTDYNIDHLSSYSSVEGAPTLTGWRQLAAALWGQQLRSEISRMQANDKSGFYRLHYMPALEIVKFNSLDVLLEAASGNNTFYWGYRKTDGTKVEEKIPTGAAAVLILGKLEAIDYAQNLESQPSVDLNQMLIQIKNAQEPYSLAQAQLLRARGYLDPVEQMAQVADIRERIHQREEQRRMYIQQMKKQLPQPVPNKQPVNKSGG; from the coding sequence ATGTTTACTCCTACACCTGTGCGAAATAAACAGCCAAGTCGCAGAAAGAAAAAGGTAAATGTTACCCTGTGGACGGTTTGTTCAACTGTTAGTGCGCTGTCTGTTATAGGGGCGGTTGCATTGATGGTTGGATGGAAGCAACAGGTTCCAGGTAATCAAATATCGGAGGTACAACAGGTAAAAGCGCAAGTTTCCCAAATTCGGGAAGTGTACTTAGAAAAGCTTTCCCGTACTGACTACAATATAGACCATCTTTCCAGTTACTCCTCAGTAGAAGGTGCGCCTACTCTTACAGGCTGGCGACAGTTGGCGGCAGCATTGTGGGGACAGCAATTACGGAGTGAAATATCCAGGATGCAGGCTAATGATAAATCTGGGTTTTACCGCCTTCACTATATGCCTGCACTGGAGATAGTTAAATTCAACTCGCTGGATGTTTTACTAGAAGCGGCTTCTGGAAATAATACTTTTTACTGGGGGTACCGCAAAACCGATGGTACGAAAGTTGAGGAGAAGATACCAACTGGGGCGGCTGCTGTTTTGATTTTGGGTAAATTAGAGGCAATTGATTACGCCCAAAACTTAGAATCTCAACCATCGGTTGATCTGAATCAAATGCTAATTCAGATTAAGAATGCTCAAGAACCATATTCTCTTGCACAGGCACAGCTGTTACGAGCGCGGGGGTATTTAGATCCAGTAGAGCAGATGGCACAGGTGGCAGACATCCGCGAGAGAATACACCAACGGGAGGAGCAAAGGCGGATGTATATCCAACAAATGAAGAAGCAATTACCTCAGCCAGTTCCTAATAAACAGCCTGTTAATAAATCAGGGGGGTGA